In Salvelinus alpinus chromosome 19, SLU_Salpinus.1, whole genome shotgun sequence, the genomic stretch AGAAACATCAGTAAGCACTAATGTTTGCAGCATTCTGTGCAAAAGTTCAGTGTTTACTTTGCCACATAACTTAGGCAATTGTTTTGCAATTCTGATTCACTTTTGCCCGAGAGACATTTTGACCATAGTTATCTGATCTATCTGGACGGGTCTTCTGTTCTTTTCTTGTTGAAGTCGTGAAACAAAACAATGTCCTCATGAACCAGATAAAAATGCTATATCACTGTTATGAGCTCTGTCTCAATATTTTAACTACTTGTTTGGAATTTGAAGTGACAGCAtccatttttctctctccatACATGTTTAGCAGCTTCTTGGCAATATGGTATGCTCAAGGCATGTCATCATTATGACTGTCATAGCTAAACTAGAGCAGATATGTGTGAAAATTGTCTTCAATTTCAAGATAAAACACAAGATGGCATaatttcactgacatttttcatCATAGGCTGATTGACATCATGTCAGAGATAATGATGAGGAATTATGGTCAAGTAACCCAACATGATACTCTATGTGCACTACATGCTTTGGGCCTATGTTGTATTTGAGACATGTAAAAAACCAATACATTTACTATGTGTGCCTGGGGAGATAACTACTGTACAGGACCTTGACTGAAATCTGCCTTTGAAGATAAGACAAAAAAGGGGTTTTCAGCAGAAATACCCACTCTTTCTCAGTCACTTTCTAATTTAAAAATCAACCGTCTTGGTGTAACCTACTATATTTAAGTGAAAGATTGTAAAAAGCTCTGCAAATGGTTCTAGGTTTTTGGTACAAACCCTTTAATTTCGCCATTCGTTATCAATCGAACTAAGCAGCTATTGACACACTACCCCTGACGCTGTCATGTTGCAATAGCCACTCATATAAAGATCCAGGAGGTTACACTTTTTCTCTTGAATTAGTAGAATATCAGGAGCCTTTGCACAAACTATTTAGAGATTTTATTCATTTGATATTGAAAGCTTGTTCATCATGATCTAGTGGTTCCTGCACATCCAATGGAGATAATGTACGTCTTTTATTGAAGCAATTACAAGATGTCTGAACAAGAGGATTCCATTGTCCTCAATGGGGTTCCTGTCGCAGAGAAGAGTTCTGAGAGGTATGTGGATTTATAGTAATCTTCTATGCTGGAGAACAAATTCTGACAGGACAGTTGAAGTACCAGTTTATAATTGCTAAATATTCACCAAATAATGGTATAGTATTTTATGAGTGAGTGTTTCTTTAAagcatattttattttcatgtgCTTCATTCTAGTTGTGTGAGTGACACTCCTCTTGGCGAAACCGAACAGTTACCACCAGTCGCCAAACTCCAACAGAACAGAAACCATTCCAGTCCCCTTGTCAATGGAGGAGTAGTAGACAATCCACAGCCAAACTCTGAGTCCGAGTCAGATAGAGAGGGCGAAGACAGCCAGGAGACAACTGCTGTAGAACCTGCAATGATAACCCCAGCAAGCATACCTGAAACACCAGCCAAACCACCCAGATCACCTGGACTAGAGGGACCTCAATGGGATCCTATCTCAGGTAATAGCAGTTTATGGTGATCATAGGTAGAGCCAAGAGTTTTTTTATAGGATATGGACTCAACTTAACTGAAACAGATCAGATGTTTATCACCTACAAGAGGAACATGATTATGTTTTGTTCATAATACAGCAGTTATAAAGAAACTTGTGGAACAGGTTGACAGAAATGTGCCTAAAAAGCATAATCAGTTCAAGGTTACAGTTATTCTTACCTTTGAGGAAATGTGTTATTTAATCTCTTGAGGAAGAAAATGATTTACCTGTCCCCCATTGCATGATTTTGATCAATCAACCGTTTCTATTTAATCAGAGCCAGTTTCACCACGCAAACCTGATTGGTGGGTAGACAGGGACATTCCATAGCTTCCTCTATTCTCTGAGTCAATATGATACAGGCATCCCAGCTCTAGTTAAGAGGGTTCAAATGGTTATGCTTCACACTGAGACAGCGAAGGAGGGTGGGATATAGTCCAGTCTGATTCTCAGAAATAGCCACACATCCTGACTTctgttttatttaacccttattttacaagGTAAGttcactgagaacacattctcattctgTACCTGCCTGCGGTCCACTGAGTTCTTGTGGGGACAGGGCAGGGGAATACTAGTCTTTGAGATTACTTCATAAACTACCACTGATGGCAGGAAACTGCTGCCCCTGCTGTCCCCATACtacaagtggtcagatgacacggatgctacgctacagtaCTGTtatactagcacagactggaatatgttccgggttatatccaatggcattgaggagtataccaccttagtcattggcttcatcaataagtgcatcgacgacgtcatccccacagtgaccatacgtacatatcccaaccagaagccatggattacaggcaacatccacatcgagctaaaggctagagctgccgctttcaaggagtgggacactaatccagacgcctagaagaaatcccgctatgccctcagacgatcCATCAAACAAGCGAAGCGTCAATGCAGGATTGAGATTGAATCctattacaccggctctgacgctcattggatgtgtcagggcttgaaaactattacggactacaaagggaaacccagacgcgagctgcccagtgacgcgagcctaccagacgagctaaatgccttttatgctttcctcgaggcaagcaacactgaagcatgcatgagagcaccagctgttctggatgactgtgtaataacgctctcggtagccgatgttaGCAAGACCGttaaacaggtaaacattcacaaagccgcgtgGCCAGATGacttaccaggacgtgtactcaaagcatgcgtggaccaactgactggtgtcttcactgacattttcaacctttccctgaccgagtctgtaatacctacatgtttcaaacagaccaccattgtccctgtgcccaagaaagcgaaggtaacctgcctaaatgattactgccccgtagcactcacgtcggtatccaggaagtgctttgaaaggctggtcatggctcaaatcaacagcatcctcccggataccctagacccactccaattcgcataccgcctcaacagatcaacagattacgcaatctcaatcgcactccacactgccctttcccacctggacaaaaggaacacctatgtgagaatgcagttcattgactacagctcagcgttcaacaccatagtgcccacgaagctcatcactaagctaaggaccctgggactaaacacctccctctgcaactggatcctggacttcctgatgggccacccccaggtggtaaggctaggcaacaacatgtctgccacgctgatcctcaacacgggggcccctcaggggtgtgtacttagtcccctcctgtactccctgttcacccacgactgtgtggccaaacaatactccaacaccatcattaagtttgctgacgacacaacagtggtaggcctgatcactgacaacgatgagacagcctatagggaggaggtcagagaactggcagtgtggtgccaggacaacaacttctccctcaatgtgagcaagacaaaggagctgatcgtggactacaggaaaaggcggtgCAAACAGGCCCttattaacatcaacggggctgtagtggagtgggtcgagagtttcaagttccttggtgacaACATTACCAAAGATCTATTATGGTCCGAACACACCAatcagtcatgaagagggcacgacaaaaccttttccccctcaggagactgaaaagatttggcatgggtccccagatcctcaaaaagttctacagctgcaccatcgagagcatcttgaccgattgcatcaccgcttgatatggcactgctcggcatctgaccgtaaggcactacagaggggacTAAGCTTCCTGCagtccaggacctatataataggtggtgtcagaggaaagcccataaaattgtcagagactccagtcacccaagtcatagactgttttctctgctaccgcatggcaagcggtgctggagcgccaagtctagaaccaaaaggctccttaacagcttctacccccaagccataagactgctgaacaattaatcaaatggccaccggactattacattgaccccccgcccctcctccatttgttttgtacactgctgctactcgctgtttattgtctatgcatagtcacttcacccctacctatatgtacaaattacctctaacccgtacccctgcacactgactcggtaccggtaccccctgtatatagcctcgttattgttatgttattgtgttactttttattattttttactttagtgtatttggtaaatattttcttaactcttcttgaactgtactgttggttaagggcttgtaagtaagcatttcacgctaaggtctacacttgttgtattcgacgcatgtgacaaattatgtttgatttgatttgatttcactaCAGGTGCCTTGGTTACCCTGAAGCTGTCGGATGTGTCTCTGGCCCCAGCGGAGCAGCTCTGGTGCTCCTTTAGGGATCAGGCGGTCAAGCTGAGGATGACCGAGACAGGGCTGGGCTGCAAGGCCCCCATTACCGTCCACCAGATGTTCCTGGAGACGGTGGAGAGCTATGGAGACCTGCCTGCACTGGCATCTAAGAAGGAGGGGCAGTGGGTCACCCTGACCTGGAGGGAGTATTACCAGCAGTGCCGAGTGGCGGCCAAGAGCTTCCTTAAGGTCTGTTTATTGATGTAGTTGTTGTGTCAGTGTCTGTGCTCTTTAGTTGCTCTCTGTTCTATGCTTGCGTGGAATTTAATGGAAAAGGATCTCTCAAAGTTCTATGTTATGATGTACTTTTACCAGGATGTGTTCTGCATTTTTTAGTGGCTGTATCTATACAGAGGCGTATGAGTATTTTTGAACTTTGCCAGTGAATTCTAATGAAGATCTGTTAACATCACTGAAAACTGGCAGCCACGAGAGCCAAATTTGTCcagcgggtggttttatttggccccagcgggtggttttatttggccccagcgggtggttttatttggccccccaaattTTCTAagctaaaaaaaatatatgtagatTAGTATTATATGTCTTTGTTTCATTGTTGGAAATAAGGCTGTAAAAACTCCAGGAAATGAGCGCTAAGTGAAATTAacttaagaaatctgttcccaagtactCCCACAGATAATAGAGAGAcgcgtgatcgtatacaaatgtaagcaaggtttgaaattattatgttttagtcaaacatatctgtttgggcttcttgcagtcaatctgcagtctacaaatgatttgtcatTTTAATTCTTTaaaatttgacattttagtcatttagcagacgctcttatccagagcaacttacattaGTGAGTGCATTCATTTTCATACTTTTCATTATAAACGTGGTGGTTtgagctctgaatgctgattggctgacagccgtggtatatcacggctatgacaaaatatgtatttttactgctctaattacgttggtaaccagtttatgatAACCATAAGGCACTTCAGGGGTTTGTTTTATatgtccaatataccacggctaagggccttATAGCTTAATTTAAAAAATTGGCTcaaggctgaatctagttgatgatccctgggctATGGACTATTTAGAATGTTACCTCCAGAGAAAGGGGATTATGAATATTTACACAGCAGAAATCATTTCATTTTTCTCCCATTGCCATGTCTGTCTCCTTGTAAGAATGGTGCTGGTGAAAACCAACACTTGGCTGTGTTAGATTCAATGCTTAAGTTACGTCTCCAGTGTCAAGGAGAGGCTATAAACTGGAGTAGTTTTCAAAGCATCACGTAGGTCGACAGTAAATGAGGCCGTGTGCCACGTTCTTATTGATTATAAATGTTTCTTTCGgactctttctcttcctccctctactgtAGTTGGGGCTGGAGCGTTACCATGGTGTCGGTATTCTGGGCTTTAACTCTCCAGAGTGGTTCATCTCAGACATTGGCTGTATCCTGGCTGGGTAATAATAACAACATTTGACTTCTGCTTTTAACCCCTCtgaaagacacacatacatacacaggtTTTTGGAGAGGTGCAGGGGGGCTGCCACACTGGGTACCTGGGGAGATGTTGTTGTGGGGtggtaagtgccttgctcaagggaacaacGGCAGGCCAAATCTTTTCCCGTCAGACCCGGAATTTGAACTGGCAACCCTCCGGTTACTGGCGCACCTctctaaccgctagactacctgccacccctatcaTTATACATCTAGCATGCACTATCTTACCATGCACTACCCTGCACTATTGTTCATACTGTAAATGCTGTGTGACTTGGACAACCAGCTGCTTCCTCATAGAAAGTATTCATCACACACAGCAATCACAGTCTAAACCGCCTCAATAAGAAGGTTGTTTGATGTGTGTTGTGTGCCAGGGGTTTTGCTGCAGGCATCTACACCACCAACTCCCCTGAGGCATGTCAGTATGTAGCAGACAACTGTGAGGCCAACGTCATTGTGGTGGAGAACCACAAACAACTCCTCAAAATCCTCCAGGTGAGACCCCATAACACATACTGAACTATACGTTTGCCCTGGTTGTGTCTgccaataaaatacaaaataaatgtcCACAACTCCCATTGTGATTTAAAAAGACGCAGAAAAAATATGTTTAGATCTGAGTTGGATCTTCGTCAGGTGATACACAACTGTGAAACACACTTACTTAAATAACCTCTAGAGGCATGTGCATCTGGTCAGTTGACTACATCCAGCCAATTGAATACATATGACACATTAACATCACAATGAATTACACACATAAGGAAAAACATGAATACATTTTGGTTTGTTTATCCATGTCAAGTAATATACAGTAGGTGTGCAATAGATTTTAAAACCGGGTGAGACAAATGCGTCAATCATTTTGTATACAATAATATATGGAGAAAACGGAAAAATACCAATAGCCATCGAACCTATGCACAGAATTAtgcaaataatattttttttaaagaattaaTCCAATACTGTGCTGTTTTATTTGTAAGTAGATCAAgtgaaaatgttttttgtttttgttccaAAATTATTCATTCTAAAATTCCTACTTTGTCCATACCTTTCAGATTAAGGACGAGCTTCCACACTTGAAAGCTATCGTTCAGTACAAGGATGAACTGCAACAGAAGCTGCCAAACTTGTACACTGTAAGTTTGCATCAAAAGAATCTCTATTAACAAGATCAAGTTTAGCCAGCTggaaaaaaacattatttatttGCCTAATAGATAGCAATGTTAGAGTAGCACGCATTATTTCCTAGAATATTTCCTAGAATATTTCCTTTCCTACACTGTAACTGTGAGACTGTTAATCCATTCACATTACTGAGCCAAGTCGAGCTGCACTGGGCTGGCTTTGTTACACATCCACCATTGTTGTTGGAACCCGTCTGAAAAGGATCATGTGAATAGAAAATATCCAAGCCAGCACAGTACGATTCAGATTGGCTCTGTAATGTGATTCAGGTGTTACTGACTCAACCTCTGTCCTCCTACAGTGGGCTGAGTTTATGAAGCTGGGTGAGGAGGTGCCTGATGAACAGCTGAATGCTGTGGTGGACAGTCAGAGGGCTAACCAGTGTTGTACGCTCATCTACACCTCTGGAACCACAGGCAACCCCAAAGGGGTCATGCTGAGTCATGACAATGTGAGTAATCCTATTGAGGAAAAAGCTctatatttacatgtacatttaCTGTACTGCAGTATCCAGCTGGCCTCCCCTTCATCCTCACAGAATGTGGTGGCTCTCTCAGACACATTACAGTAGTACTATATGGTGGAGATAGCTCTGGGGCCACTGAGCACTGGATACAGTATGTGAAAAAGTCACAATTTTGTCCATGTATTCTTCACGGCAAGGACAAACAAAAACGTAGTGTATAGTTTTTCCTCTAAGTGGTGACCGACTCTCTCCTCAGATCACTTGGACTTCAAATGCGGCGGGCACCATGCCAGATCTGAAACATGgtgaggaggtggtggtgagcTATCTGCCCCTGAGCCATGTAGCTGCCCAGGTCAATGACATGTGGATCGCCATGAGATTCGCAGCGGTGACGTATTTCGCAGAACCAGACGCCCTGAAGGTCAGAATCCATAACTATTATACTACAATGGATGGGTGATGTGCATTACTTTCCTCTCAAAATGCTATTTACATTGGGAACAATTGATTGAATTGTGGTGGTTTGGTTTTGACTTGATTGGGAAGGGTGGGACGGGAGTAACTTGATATGACTTGATAACCAGTAACAATATGATTTCATAGGGCTCTTTGGGGACTACTCTGAAAGAGGTGCGCCCCACCAGTTTCCTGGGAGTTCCCCGTGTGTGGGAGAAGATGCAGGAGAAGATGAAAGCCATTGGTGCCAAGTCCTCTGGAATGAGGAAAAGAGTGGCAGACTGGGCTAAATCCATCGGATTGCAAGCCAGCTACAGTGCCATGAATGGGTAAGGATTTAGCTCAGGTTCTTGTTGTTCAATCAAACCCGTACTTCAGAAATAATGCAGATTTTCAGTGCATCAAATTTCACCCATAGACATGATCTTATcaataacaataaaaaaaaaacatacaaccTCACTCATGCCCAAATAGCATTTTTTTTGTATTCTAAACTAGATAAAATTCCAGCCAAGTTTGGCGACTagtaagtattttttaaacctcccgctttgggctggatgtgtcaatttgttttgttcatacatgcataatctatgagcagaattactgtcttacctcagTTAGCCAGCAAACCCCTAGTTTATTTACTGGAAGCTTTGCAgcgccattttccctacattttccACCACGTGGGCCAGGcccctagcaatttgagttcCAGCCAATCAGCCCCtcaccatttgagtgacagctagcaagatgcacataCAGCAAAACGAGAGACAGCGAGCAATATTGTGGTGCACACATCGGCACATAAGTGATGTAGTACACAATTTTTGGGGACCGCTTTTGGCTCGTGAGTGCCACTTTCAGAACTACTGCTTAAAAAGTATACAAAGGTAACAGAGAATCTCTTTAATCTTTTACACCATGTGTGGTATTCCTCCTTGTTTGTTGTGGATTCCAGAGAGAACCTGTTGCCATGGGGCTTCATGCTGGCAAACAACCTGGTTTTTAAGAAGGTTCACTGGGCCATGGGCCTGGATCGCTGCAGGAACTGCTTAACAGGGGCCGCACCCATCACTAGGGAGACCCTGGAGTATTTCATGAGCCTTCGCCTCCCCTTGTATGAGCTGTATGGGATGAGTGAAAGCACCGGCCCTCACACCATCTCCTGGGAGAATAACTTCAAGATCATGAGGTCAGCAACTGGGAAACTAGGATGTCCACTGCCATTTGTAATGACTGTTTACATTCATTAATTTGTAGTTGACAAAGCTAGCATTGTGATAGCAAAACATGAATTGATACCGATAAGCCATCAGATATAAAAGTGACATTTAATACATTCTTGCTTTGCGGTCTCACCGTATAAAGAATTGACAGAAAACTGTCAAAAACCAAAAATATCTTGATGTTGTCCTCAG encodes the following:
- the LOC139545647 gene encoding long-chain-fatty-acid--CoA ligase ACSBG2-like, which gives rise to MSEQEDSIVLNGVPVAEKSSESCVSDTPLGETEQLPPVAKLQQNRNHSSPLVNGGVVDNPQPNSESESDREGEDSQETTAVEPAMITPASIPETPAKPPRSPGLEGPQWDPISGALVTLKLSDVSLAPAEQLWCSFRDQAVKLRMTETGLGCKAPITVHQMFLETVESYGDLPALASKKEGQWVTLTWREYYQQCRVAAKSFLKLGLERYHGVGILGFNSPEWFISDIGCILAGGFAAGIYTTNSPEACQYVADNCEANVIVVENHKQLLKILQIKDELPHLKAIVQYKDELQQKLPNLYTWAEFMKLGEEVPDEQLNAVVDSQRANQCCTLIYTSGTTGNPKGVMLSHDNITWTSNAAGTMPDLKHGEEVVVSYLPLSHVAAQVNDMWIAMRFAAVTYFAEPDALKGSLGTTLKEVRPTSFLGVPRVWEKMQEKMKAIGAKSSGMRKRVADWAKSIGLQASYSAMNGENLLPWGFMLANNLVFKKVHWAMGLDRCRNCLTGAAPITRETLEYFMSLRLPLYELYGMSESTGPHTISWENNFKIMSCGKVVNGCQTKLDKPDEDGNGEICFWGRHVFMGYLNEPEKTEEALDQQGWLHSGDLGKHDKDNFLFITGRIKELIITAGGENISPVPIEDAVKAETAIISNAMLLGDKLKFLSMMFTLKCVVDDNGDPTDELTPEALAFCQQRGVVATKASEIIASKEPAIYKAIQEGIERVNAKANSNAQRVQKWIILDRDFSISGGELGPTMKLKRGVVVKMFQEKINAIYGMAQE